CCCAAGCTCCTCACCGACAGGATTAACTCCGGTCTTAAGGAAGCCGCCTGATCCCTCACCAGCACTAGAATTTGGAAGAAAATGATGAGGAAGATGATCAGAATTTTTGGCAAATCACCAAGCCCGAGGAAAAGGATGGCCACAGGGACAAATACCACTTTGGGAATAGGGTAAAGAAGATAGAGGAAAGGGGAAAAGAGGCGGTTCAGGTAAACGCTCTGGCCGATGACGATGCCTAGGGGGGCTGCTGTGGCTATTCCAAGGGTTATACTGGCCAGGACTCTCCAGAGGCTGGAAAGAAGGTGTCGGCCCAATTCTCCTGGCAGGGCCAGGAAAAAGGCTTTCAAGACCTCCCAGGGTGGCGGAAGTATAGGCCTGTTGATGGCCAGGGACAATGTCTGCCAGAGAACCAGAAGGATGGCGAAAGCCACCACGAGGCTGCGCCTGGACATTTAACCCCTCCTGACTTCATTGAGCATCTCCCTGAGGAGGGAGCAAACTTTAAAGTAATCGGGGTGGGAGCGGTCGGGACCAGGGCCTTCCACAATAATGGCTCTGGTGTGAGGAGGCCGACCAAGGAAGAGGATTTTCCGCCCCAGAAAGGCCGCTTCTTCTATGCTGTGGGTGACCACCACTGTGGTCAGGCCTGTTTCGGCCTGGAGCTCAAGGGTTAAATTCTCTAAATCCTCGCGAGTGGGAGCGTCAAGGGATGAAAAAGGCTCATCCATGAGGAGCAGGTCAGGATTAAGGATAAGGGCTCTGGCGATGGCTGTCCGTTGTCTCTGGCCTCCTGAGATCTGAGAGGGGTAGCGGTCGGCCACTTCCTGGAGACCAAGGCGCCGGAGCCAGGCTTCCACTAAAATGTCCGGTTTTTTCGGAAGGGGAGTCCGGGGAGCATGGAGGCCGTCGGGGCCATAGAACGCCCTAATGCGCAGCCCCAGGGCTATATTACCCCTCACCGTATCCCAGGGCAGAAGACCGTAATCCTGCAGGATGAGGGCCGTCTCGGGCCGCGGGCGCCGTAGAGGATTACCTCCCACGGTAATCTCTCCTTTCTGGGGCCTCAGGAGGCCAGCCAGAAGGTAAAGGAGAGTTGTTTTACCACACCCTGAAGGCCCGATGACGGCCCATGCTTCGCCTCGCCCTATCCACCAGCTGAACCCCTCAAAAAGAGGAGGCTGGCGAGGGTAAGCAAAGGTTATAGCCTTTACTTCAACAAAAGCCTCCCCTTTCACCTGGGCAAATATTCAGCCTTAATTGATTCCTCATATGGAAGCGGCGAACTTATAAGCCCTTTCTCCAGAGCCCACTTCACCACATCTTCCCACTGCTCCTTCCCCGGCACCGAAGCAGACGGAAAGTCGGGAATAGTATAGGAACCGGTTAGGGCGGGGGGCACTAATTTTTTGTCCACCAGAAGGCCTGCCCACCTGGCTTTATCGGAATTTATGTCCTTGATGGCCTTTTCTATAGCCCCGAGGAAAGCCCGCACTGCTTCGGGATTCTCCTGGACGAAGGCTTTCCGGAAGGAGTACACGCTTAAACTGTACTGGGGATGGCGGGAATCATCCAGGATAAGCCTGGCCCCCTGCTGTATGGCCAAAAGGGCTAAGGGATCAGGCAAAGTGGCTGCCTTCAGGTCCCCTGAAGCCAAGGCTGCCATCCTGTCCGGTATCCTCGGGACAGGAATTCCTTTGATTTCCTCAGGCTTCAAACCCTCAGCCAGAAGGAGCTTCTCGGTCACATACTGGACTATCGTGGCTTCGGATATCCCGATCTCGACCCCTCTGAGGTCTTTAACTTCTCTGATATCGCTTTTGGGGGAGGCCAGGATGTAAAACTGAGGGAAAGAAGGGGTGGCAGTCCTTGCGGTTCTAACCACTAGGACTTGAGGTTTATCCCTGTTGTAGAGGGTTACTGAGATCAAATCGTTGATAATGACGTCCAGCTGACCGGCAACCATAAGCTGGTCTCTTTCGGCGGCGGAAGCCACTGGGATAATTTCCACTTTTATGTTTTTCGGGAAATACCCCTGGGCTTCAGCGACGTAGACGGGAAGGACGTCCAGAATAGGCAACACCCCAACCCGCACGGTCACGGGCCTTGCCGGTTGAAGAAGAGAGCAGGAAGAAAGAACGAGCGTGAGCATCAGCAAAGCCATTAGCCTCATGTTCCTACCTCCATAAAAGTGTTATTAATGTGGAAAAGAAAAGGGCGAGGCTTATATAGCCATTCACATTGAAAAAGGCCACGTTCACCCGGGAAAGGTCATCTGGTTTGACGATAGAATGTTCGTAGACCAGAAGCAGGGAGCACAAAACGAGGCCTACCCAGTAGGGCCACCCCAAAGCACAGATAAACCCGAGGGCCACAAGGCCCAGCACCATGCCCACATGGCAGAGAGAAGAAAGGCGCAGGGCGGCCGCCACCCCAAATTGTGCTGGTATGGAATACAGTCCATCCCTGCGGTCCACTTCCACATCCTGACAGGCGTAGATGAGGTCAAAGCCTGCTATCCACAGGGTAACGATAACCAGCAAGAGCCAGGCGGGCAAATCTTCCTGAGTAAATAGGGAATTTCTTACAGCTACCCAGGCCCCCATGGGGGCGAGGCCATCGGTGAAGCCCAGGATAAAGTGTGAAAGCCAGGTGAAACGCTTGGTGTAATGGTAGCCAGCCAGGAAGACAAGGGCTAAAGGCAAAAGGCGAAAAGGCAGGGGCCCCAGCATCCAGGCGGATAAAACGAAGACTGATAGGGAAACAAAAACAGCGATCCATGCTACTGCGGGCCTGAGAGCCCCTGTAACCAGCGGTCTACCAGCTGTGCGGGGGTTGCGAGCATCGTAAGGCAAATCCACAAGGCGATTGAGGCTCATGGCAAAGGTCCTGGCCGAAACCATAGCCACGGTTATCCAGAAAAATTGATACCAGGTAGGCCAGCCTTCAGCGGCCAGAAGCATCCCAAGATAAGCGAAAGGCAGAGCAAAAACTGTGTGTTCAAACTTTATCATCTCCAGAAAGAGACGCAATGACCGCACTTAGCCTCCCAGCGCTTTTAAGATTTCAGGCCATTTTTCATCCACTGCCTTCTTAATGTCGGGACTCATTCTCACCACTTCGGGCCACGGGCGGTGGTGACCTTCTTCAGGCGTTTTAATGGTAGCGTCTATGCCGATCTTTCCTCCGAAAGAATGTTGGGAAGAGGCGTGGTCCAGGTGATCCACAGGCCCTTCCACTATCACCACATCCCTTTTCCAGTCCACATTCCCGAGAGTATACCACGCTACCTCCTGTGGGTTGCGGATGTTGACCCCTTCGTCCACCACCACTATCGCCTTGGCCAGCATCATAAGGCCCAATCCCCACAGACTGAAGATAACTTTGCGAGCCTGGCCCGGGTATCGTTTGCGGATGGAAACAATCACAAGGTTGTGGAAAACGCCAGCCGCTGGCATGTGGAGGTCCACCACCTCAGGGAGAACCAGCCGAATCACCGGAAGGAAAAGCCTCTCAGTAGCCTGCCCCATCCAATAATCTTCCATTGGGGGTATCC
The sequence above is a segment of the Anaerolineae bacterium genome. Coding sequences within it:
- a CDS encoding ABC transporter substrate-binding protein, whose protein sequence is MRLMALLMLTLVLSSCSLLQPARPVTVRVGVLPILDVLPVYVAEAQGYFPKNIKVEIIPVASAAERDQLMVAGQLDVIINDLISVTLYNRDKPQVLVVRTARTATPSFPQFYILASPKSDIREVKDLRGVEIGISEATIVQYVTEKLLLAEGLKPEEIKGIPVPRIPDRMAALASGDLKAATLPDPLALLAIQQGARLILDDSRHPQYSLSVYSFRKAFVQENPEAVRAFLGAIEKAIKDINSDKARWAGLLVDKKLVPPALTGSYTIPDFPSASVPGKEQWEDVVKWALEKGLISSPLPYEESIKAEYLPR
- a CDS encoding ABC transporter ATP-binding protein, with the translated sequence MKGEAFVEVKAITFAYPRQPPLFEGFSWWIGRGEAWAVIGPSGCGKTTLLYLLAGLLRPQKGEITVGGNPLRRPRPETALILQDYGLLPWDTVRGNIALGLRIRAFYGPDGLHAPRTPLPKKPDILVEAWLRRLGLQEVADRYPSQISGGQRQRTAIARALILNPDLLLMDEPFSSLDAPTREDLENLTLELQAETGLTTVVVTHSIEEAAFLGRKILFLGRPPHTRAIIVEGPGPDRSHPDYFKVCSLLREMLNEVRRG
- the ubiA gene encoding putative 4-hydroxybenzoate polyprenyltransferase, which produces MRSLRLFLEMIKFEHTVFALPFAYLGMLLAAEGWPTWYQFFWITVAMVSARTFAMSLNRLVDLPYDARNPRTAGRPLVTGALRPAVAWIAVFVSLSVFVLSAWMLGPLPFRLLPLALVFLAGYHYTKRFTWLSHFILGFTDGLAPMGAWVAVRNSLFTQEDLPAWLLLVIVTLWIAGFDLIYACQDVEVDRRDGLYSIPAQFGVAAALRLSSLCHVGMVLGLVALGFICALGWPYWVGLVLCSLLLVYEHSIVKPDDLSRVNVAFFNVNGYISLALFFSTLITLLWR
- a CDS encoding ABC transporter permease; amino-acid sequence: MSRRSLVVAFAILLVLWQTLSLAINRPILPPPWEVLKAFFLALPGELGRHLLSSLWRVLASITLGIATAAPLGIVIGQSVYLNRLFSPFLYLLYPIPKVVFVPVAILFLGLGDLPKILIIFLIIFFQILVLVRDQAASLRPELILSVRSLGAGRRALFRFVYLPATLPAIFTAIRQSTGTAIAVLYVAELFATRYGLGYYIYITGSTLFDYPAMYAGILAMSLLGLSLYFGVDWLERRVCPWLFVHSQ